A stretch of the Apteryx mantelli isolate bAptMan1 chromosome 3, bAptMan1.hap1, whole genome shotgun sequence genome encodes the following:
- the LOC106490347 gene encoding putative deoxyribonuclease TATDN3 isoform X3: MAAAAARLVDCHCHLAAPCFLLAAVAALVVVAEHAGEFARVAELAERFPGFVLPCLGVHPVQDVSPEEQRSATLEDLDAALPLIERYKDKLVAIGEVGLDFTPRFASTDEQKEEQRQVLIKQVELARRLDLPLNVHSRSAGRPTINLLKEQGAGNVLLHAFDGKPSVAMEGVKAGYFFSIPPSIIRSEQKQKLVKLLPLESICLESDSPALGPEKQVRNEPKNIYIAAECIAKIKKIPVEEVIEVTTQNALKVFPKLRNFLWI, from the exons atggcggcggcggcggcgcggctggtGGACTGCCACTGCCACCTCGCCGCGCCCTGCTTCCTGCTG gcggcggtggcggcgctcGTCGTGGTGGCGGAGCACGCGGGGGAGTTCGCGAGGGTCGCGGAGCTCGCCGAGAG GTTCCCGGGGTTTGTGTTGCCCTGTCTAGGGGTTCACCCCGTTCAGGACGTTTCGCCAGAAGAGCAACGCAGTGCGACTTTAGAG GATCTGGATGCTGCACTGCCACTTATAGAACGCTATAAAGATAAATTGGTAGCAATTGGAGAA GTTGGACTAGATTTCACTCCCAGATTTGCCAGCACGGATGAACAGAAGGAAGAACAAAGACAGGTTTTGATCAAGCAGGTTGAGTTGGCAAGAAGACTGGATTTGCCTTT AAATGTTCATTCCCGCTCAGCTGGAAGACCAACCATTAATCTCTTAAAGGAACAAG GTGCTGGGAATGTGTTACTCCATGCATTCGATGGGAAGCCATCCGTAGCAATGGAAGGGGTGAAAGCTGGCTACTTcttctccatccctccttccattATAAGGAGTGAACAG AAGCAGAAGCTTGTGAAACTCTTACCTCTGGAAAGTATATGCTTAGAAAGTGACTCTCCTGCTCTGGGGCCTGAAAAACAG GTAAGAAATGAaccaaaaaatatttacattgctGCAGAATGTAttgccaaaattaaaaaaataccagtTGAAGAAGTTATAGAAGTGACAACACAGAATGCGCTGAAAGTATTCCCCAAACTTCGGAACTTCCTTTGGATATAG
- the LOC106490347 gene encoding putative deoxyribonuclease TATDN3 isoform X2 translates to MAAAAARLVDCHCHLAAPCFLLDVAAVVRAAEQAAVAALVVVAEHAGEFARVAELAERFPGFVLPCLGVHPVQDVSPEEQRSATLEDLDAALPLIERYKDKLVAIGEVGLDFTPRFASTDEQKEEQRQVLIKQVELARRLDLPLNVHSRSAGRPTINLLKEQGAGNVLLHAFDGKPSVAMEGVKAGYFFSIPPSIIRSEQQKLVKLLPLESICLESDSPALGPEKQVRNEPKNIYIAAECIAKIKKIPVEEVIEVTTQNALKVFPKLRNFLWI, encoded by the exons atggcggcggcggcggcgcggctggtGGACTGCCACTGCCACCTCGCCGCGCCCTGCTTCCTGCTG GACGTGGCGGCCGTGGTGCGGGCGGCGGAGCAG gcggcggtggcggcgctcGTCGTGGTGGCGGAGCACGCGGGGGAGTTCGCGAGGGTCGCGGAGCTCGCCGAGAG GTTCCCGGGGTTTGTGTTGCCCTGTCTAGGGGTTCACCCCGTTCAGGACGTTTCGCCAGAAGAGCAACGCAGTGCGACTTTAGAG GATCTGGATGCTGCACTGCCACTTATAGAACGCTATAAAGATAAATTGGTAGCAATTGGAGAA GTTGGACTAGATTTCACTCCCAGATTTGCCAGCACGGATGAACAGAAGGAAGAACAAAGACAGGTTTTGATCAAGCAGGTTGAGTTGGCAAGAAGACTGGATTTGCCTTT AAATGTTCATTCCCGCTCAGCTGGAAGACCAACCATTAATCTCTTAAAGGAACAAG GTGCTGGGAATGTGTTACTCCATGCATTCGATGGGAAGCCATCCGTAGCAATGGAAGGGGTGAAAGCTGGCTACTTcttctccatccctccttccattATAAGGAGTGAACAG CAGAAGCTTGTGAAACTCTTACCTCTGGAAAGTATATGCTTAGAAAGTGACTCTCCTGCTCTGGGGCCTGAAAAACAG GTAAGAAATGAaccaaaaaatatttacattgctGCAGAATGTAttgccaaaattaaaaaaataccagtTGAAGAAGTTATAGAAGTGACAACACAGAATGCGCTGAAAGTATTCCCCAAACTTCGGAACTTCCTTTGGATATAG
- the LOC106490347 gene encoding putative deoxyribonuclease TATDN3 isoform X1: protein MAAAAARLVDCHCHLAAPCFLLDVAAVVRAAEQAAVAALVVVAEHAGEFARVAELAERFPGFVLPCLGVHPVQDVSPEEQRSATLEDLDAALPLIERYKDKLVAIGEVGLDFTPRFASTDEQKEEQRQVLIKQVELARRLDLPLNVHSRSAGRPTINLLKEQGAGNVLLHAFDGKPSVAMEGVKAGYFFSIPPSIIRSEQKQKLVKLLPLESICLESDSPALGPEKQVRNEPKNIYIAAECIAKIKKIPVEEVIEVTTQNALKVFPKLRNFLWI, encoded by the exons atggcggcggcggcggcgcggctggtGGACTGCCACTGCCACCTCGCCGCGCCCTGCTTCCTGCTG GACGTGGCGGCCGTGGTGCGGGCGGCGGAGCAG gcggcggtggcggcgctcGTCGTGGTGGCGGAGCACGCGGGGGAGTTCGCGAGGGTCGCGGAGCTCGCCGAGAG GTTCCCGGGGTTTGTGTTGCCCTGTCTAGGGGTTCACCCCGTTCAGGACGTTTCGCCAGAAGAGCAACGCAGTGCGACTTTAGAG GATCTGGATGCTGCACTGCCACTTATAGAACGCTATAAAGATAAATTGGTAGCAATTGGAGAA GTTGGACTAGATTTCACTCCCAGATTTGCCAGCACGGATGAACAGAAGGAAGAACAAAGACAGGTTTTGATCAAGCAGGTTGAGTTGGCAAGAAGACTGGATTTGCCTTT AAATGTTCATTCCCGCTCAGCTGGAAGACCAACCATTAATCTCTTAAAGGAACAAG GTGCTGGGAATGTGTTACTCCATGCATTCGATGGGAAGCCATCCGTAGCAATGGAAGGGGTGAAAGCTGGCTACTTcttctccatccctccttccattATAAGGAGTGAACAG AAGCAGAAGCTTGTGAAACTCTTACCTCTGGAAAGTATATGCTTAGAAAGTGACTCTCCTGCTCTGGGGCCTGAAAAACAG GTAAGAAATGAaccaaaaaatatttacattgctGCAGAATGTAttgccaaaattaaaaaaataccagtTGAAGAAGTTATAGAAGTGACAACACAGAATGCGCTGAAAGTATTCCCCAAACTTCGGAACTTCCTTTGGATATAG